The segment TTGTTCCAGACACCATCGTCAATGGACTGGTGGTGGCGGATCCTAAGGTCGTCGAGGCGTTCACGGACACGCACGTTCGGCAGATGATTGGGTATCTCGCGGTCACAGGACTCAAGCTCGCACTCCTGCTCAATTTCAAGTTTGCCAAACTACAGTGGAAACGCGTCGTCCGTGATCCCCATGAATAATCCGCGCCCATCCGCGAAATCCGCGGGAGAAAACAAGCCGCTCGTTCTCATCACCGGCGCGTCGCAGGGAATTGGGGAGGCGATTGCACAGGTGTTTGCCCGCGAACTGCCGGGCGTCCGGCTCGCTCTGGTCGCGCGCAGCGAGGCGAAGCTGGCAGGCGTGGCGCAGGCGTGCGGGGGAGCCGGAGCCGAGGCGGACGTGTTCGGCTGTGACGTGACGGACGCAGGCTCGGTCGCGCGGATGGCGGAGGTGGTGACGCAGCGGTTCGGCCTGCCCGACGTGTTGATCAACAACGCGGGCGGATTCGTGCCGAAGAAGTTCGCGCAGACGACGGTGGAGGATTTCGACGCGATGGTGGCGGTGAACCTGCGCAGCGCATTTCTCGTTACGCACGCGTTCCTGCCGGCGCTGCTGAAACGCGGGAGCGGCGACGTATTCTTCATGAGCTCGATTGCCGGGCTGGCCGCCTATCCGGCGAGCGCGGCTTATACGGCGGCCAAATTTGGGGTGACGGGACTGGCGAAAGCGTTGCGCGCCGAGACCAGGGACGCCGGGCTGCGCGTGTGCTGCGTGCATCCGGGCGCGACCTGGTCGCCATCGTGGTCGGGCAGCGGAGTGGCGCCGGAGCGGATCATGCCGACGGAGGATGTGGCGCAGGCGTTTTATGACGTTTACCGAATGTCGCGGCGCACGGTCGTGGAGGAGATCGTGCTGCGGCCGCGACTGGGCGATATCTGAGTTGCAGCACCGATAACGCGGTTGCTGGGAGCCGTGAACAAAACCCTGAGCGGACACTGACACGGTTGCGGTGGCCGGTATCGGGAAAGCTCCGGGGAACGCGGCGCGCGCGCATCGTGTCGCCGCGGGGATGCCAACGCCCCTGCTGGTTCCCGCGGTTTGCACGAGCGAGAAAAGCGGGTTCGTGCGGAATGCGGGAATTTTCGCGGGCGCGGGGCGGCTGAGAAAACGGAGTTGCCGGAACGGGCGGAGGTTACGGATTCCGCCGGAGCGTTGGCACGATCACGGCTGAAAGACGGACCATGAATTTCAAACATGCGATCGGCTTCATGATCATCGGGGCGGTGTTCGGGTTGCTGCCGAGCTTGGTGCCGGAGTGGTGTCCCGCAACAGGACCGGACGGATCGAGCACGCGGGCGCTCTGGCTCGGACTGATGAGCACCGTAATGATCTCGATCGCGCTGAGTTACTTCGGGCGGCGGATCCTCGGCAGTCTGGCGTTGCTGCTCGAGCACGGACCGGCGGGCGCGGAGGAAGAGGCAGTTCCGGCGTTTGAGGTGCCGGCGGCTGAGGAACTCGCGGCACTCGTGCGCGTCGCCCGGCAGCCTGGCAATGGGCTGGCGGTGGCGGGGGCAGGCATCGCGTCGCCGTTGCCGTTCAGCCCTACGCTGGTCGAGCCGCGCCGCGCGGCGTGACGCACGAAACCTTGAAGTGGAAGTGAAGGTGCAGCCCGCCGGCGACGGCGGGCTTTTTTTTGGCAACAGCGGGTAAAGGGCTGCGACCGCGCCACACGTCAGTCGACCAGCGGGTAGCGCTTCACTCCGGTTTTTTGCAGCGCCACACGGAGCAGGAAAATGGGATTCGTCTTGAGATAGCGACCGACCAGCCGACGCGGCTCGAGGCAGAGACGAAACAGCCACTCGAATCCGCTGCGCTGGATCCAGCGCGGCGCCTGACGCACGCGGCCGGCGTGAAAGTCGAACGCGGCGCCGACGCCGATGAGCAGGCCGGCCTCGAGCTGCTGCCAATGCGCCGCCATGAACCGCTCCTGCTTCGGGGTACTCAGCCCCACCCAGATCACATCGGGCCGGGTGCGGGCGATCTCGGCGCGCAGCGCGTTCGCCTCGTCAGGCTGCAATGGCCGAAACGGCGGTGTGAACGTGCCGGCAATCTCCAGACCGGGATAACGCGCCGCGAGCCGTTGCGCGAGCTCGGTGGCGATGCCCGGCCGGCCGCCGTAGAAGAAATGCCGTAGTCGGACACTGCGGCCGGCGTTGCAGACGGCGCCGAGCAGGTCGGGACCGTAGACGCGCTCTACGCCGTGCGGCGCGAGCCAGACCAACGGCATTCCGTCCGGCGTGGTGAGATAGGAGCGGTTGAGGATCCGACGAAAATCCGGATCGGCGCGGGCTTCGCCGACGCTGTGCACGTTGCACAAGCAAACGTACCCGAGTCGCTGCGCGCCACGCGCGCGGAGCACAAGGTCGCGAGCTTGCGCCAGCGTAAGCGCGGAGACACCGACGCCCAAGACGTTGTAGCGCGGGGGAAGAGTCGACGCGACGGCCGGGTTCGAAACCGCGGGCATGAGTGCGAGCAAGCCAGAAGGTGTCGCCGCCGCAACCGGATAGTCTGCTCCGCGGCAGGAGCCGATCTAACCGCAAAGGCTGCCTTGTCTCGTAACGCGCGGGCCCTCTCGATCGTTCAGCATGGTTAACGCGCGAGAAAGCCTGCGCCCCCCCGCCGCACCGTCGCGCTCCACGCCGACCTGTTGAGTAAACAATTTCACGTAATACGTGAAATTGGCCCGAGGGTACAGCGGAGGGCAGCGGAGTCGCGCGAAGGGCAGCGGTAGCGCGGAAGGTAGCGGGGCAGCGCGGACGGCAGCGGAGGTGGGCGGGACGGGAAAGGAGGCGCGTGGAGCGTCGGCGGGCTTGCGCGGGACGGGGCGGGGCGTGCAACGTGACCGGCTTCATGGCCCTGGTGAGTCTCCTCGATGTCAGCCTGAGCTTCGGCGGCGCGCCGTTGCTGGACCGCGTCAATCTGCAGATCGACCGCGGCGAACGCGTGTGTCTCGTCGGCCGCAACGGCGCGGGCAAGTCGACGCTGATGAAGCTGATCGCGGGTGAACTCCAGCCGGACAGCGGTCAGGTGATGCGCAGCGCGGGCGCGGCGTTTGCGCGGTTGCAGCAGGAGGTGCCCGCCGGGCTCGTGGGAACCGTGCGCGCGGTCGTGGAAGGCGAGGGCGGGGCGTTCGAAGAGCACAATGACTGGGAGCGGCACGATCGCGTGGAGCGGCTGCTGGCGAGCATGGGGCTGCCGGCAGAGGCGGCGTTCGGCTCGCTCTCGGCGGGACAAAAGCGTCGCGTGCTTCTGGCGCGGGGACTCGTGGAGCAGCCGCAGTTGCTGCTCCTCGACGAGCCGACGAATCACCTGGATCTTGCCTCGATCGAATGGCTCGAGAACTACCTGCTGCAATGGGGCGGCGCGCTGCTGTTCGTGACGCACGATCGCGCGTTCCTGCGGAAACTCGCGACGCGGATCATCGAGATCGACCGCGGCCAGCTCATCGGTTGGGCGTGCGACTACGACACGTTCCTTGTCCGCAAGCAGGCGGTACTCGAGGCGGAGGAGGTGCAGCGGGCGCAGTTCGACAAGAAACTCGCGCAGGAGGAGGAGTGGATCCGTCGCGGCGTGAAGGCGCAGCGTTCGCGCGCGCAGAACCGAATCCATGCGCTGGAGAAAATGCGGGCCGAGCGGGCGGCGCGACGTGAACGCGCAGGTACCGCAAGACTGACCGCGCAGGAAGCCGACCGCAGCGGGTTCAAGGTCATTGAATGCAAGGATGCGGGCTTCCGGCACGCCGCGGACGCGCGTTGGATCGTACGGCACCTCGACGTGCGGATCGAACGCGGCGACAAGATCGGCATCGTCGGACCCAACGGCGCGGGCAAGACGACACTGCTGCGGCTGCTGCTCGGCGAACTCGCGCCGCAGGAAGGCACGATCGAGCAAGGCACGCGGTTGGAGATCGTCTACTACGACCAGCTCCGCGCGCAGCTGAACGAGGACCTGCGCGTGCAGGACGCCGTCGCCGACGGGAACACTACGGTCACGATCAACGGCCGCACGCGGCACGTGATTTCGTATCTGGAGGATTTTCTTTTCGAGCCGGCACGGTCGCGCACCCCGGTGCGGGCGCTTTCCGGCGGCGAGCGGAACCGGCTGTTGCTGGCGCGGCTGTTCACGAAACCCTGCAACGTGCTCGTGCTCGATGAGCCGACCAACGATCTCGATGCCGAGACGCTGGAGTTGTTGGAGGATCTGCTGGTGGAGTTTGGCGGGACGCTGCTGCTGGTGAGCCACGATCGCGCGTTTCTCAACGAGGTGTGCACGAGCTTGCTGGTGTTCGAGGGCGAGGGCGACGGTCGCGTGACGGAATACCTCGGCGGCTACGACGACTGGCAGCGCGAGCGCGCGGCGAAAGCGGCGGTCGAGGAAAAGCGGCGCGAAGCCGAAAAGGCGCGGACAAACAGCGCGCCAGCTGAGCCGCAGCCGGTCGCCAAACCCCGGAAGCTGCTGAACCGCGAGCGCGCCGAGTTGGAAGCACTGCCGGGAAGGATCGAGGCGCTCGAGGCCGAGCAGCTGCAGCTGACTAACCAGCTGGCGGATCCGACGTTCTTCAAGCGGGCAGGGGCGGACGTGGCGAAAGCGACCGCGCGGTTGCAGGAACTCGAACAGGAGATCGCCGCGAATTACGCGCGTTGGGAAGAACTGGGCGGATAGTCTCCCGCGGAGCCGAAGTGGATGACGGACGGCTTCGCCTGGGTGATCCCAGCGCTGACGTAGCCGCCGCAGGCGGCAACCGAGTCTGCGCAACTACCCGCGTGGCGAAGCCGCTTGCCCGGCAAAACGCGTGAGCAGGTGGTCGAGGCTGAACTCGGCGAGCGACGTGGCGCGCAGGTCCGCGGGCGAGAAATCGTGATGGGCGGTCGATGGCCCCGGCACCGCGACGGCCCAGAGATTGGCCCGCTTCGCGGCGAGCACGCCGGTGGCGGAATCTTCGAATGCGATGGCTTCGTCGCCGCGAAGTCCGAACCGATTCAACACGAGTCGGTAGAGGTCCGGTTCGGGTTTTGGCGACGCTGCGTCCTCGCGGCAGGCGAGAAAATCGAAATGCGGAAGTAGCCCGATGCGCCGCAGGTGCGGCTCGACCCACGCGTGTTCGGAGTTCGAGGCGAGGCCGATGCGCAGGTTGCGGGATCGGGCGGCAGTGATCAGCTCAGCCGCTCCGGGCAGCACCGGCTGGCGCGCGAGCAGATCGGATTTCACCGTGCGACGCTCGAGTTCGAGCGCGGCGCGATCGGCATGCGGGCTGAAGCCGTGCCACGGGTCGAAGGCGTACTCCGCATGGCCGACGCTGCGGATGAACACCGCGCGATCGAACGGAACCCCATGCCGGGTGTGCACGGCCGCGTAAGCGTCGATCAACGGAGTTTCCGTGTCGATGATGAGGCCGTCGAAATCGAAAACGAGCGCTTGAATCATCCGGCGGACAACGAGCGGCGGAGCGGCCGGCGGAGTCAAGGAGTGCGTGCCTGCAACAGGCGGCGAACTTCGGCCTGCGCGGCTTCGGCATCAACGCCGGCTTCGCGCAGCAGCCCCACCAGGAGGTTGAACTGCTGGCGCCGGCGCTGGGCGTCCTCGCTGCGACTGCGGCGGTCCTGGCAGCGAAGCGCGAGGGAGGTGCCGCAAAGGCAGTTGCGCACGAGCAGCACGAAGGTGCCGCTGCCGGGCTGCTCCTGTTGCATCAAGCCGGAGGAATAGAAGATGGGCGTGGTGCGGGAGAGATAGTCCTTCACGTCGCCGAACCGGCGCTGGCAATGCGGGCAGGTGAGGGGGAACAGTTCCCCCGCCGTGACCTGCAATCCCTCGTACGGCGACGGAATGGAACCAGGAGGGGTATCCATAGCGGCACCGAAAGGGGACGCGGGAACGGGGTGGTTGGCAACATCGAAACCGGTTTCGCGTCAGCGGCGTTTTTCGCATTGCGGTCGCATCACGGCGGATTCACACGGCTGCGGATGCTGCGCGTTTTGCCCGTGATTTTGACCGGAGCCCGGGTGCGGTTGGAACCGTTGGTTCCGGCGCATCTCGACGAGCTCACGCGGGCGGGCAGCGAGCCGGAAATCTGGCGCTACTTCCCCTGTGCGCCGGCGGTCTCGCGCGAGCAGATGCGCGCGTGGATCGAGGCGCGCCGCGGGCAGGAGCAGTTGGGCACGGCGCT is part of the Opitutus terrae PB90-1 genome and harbors:
- a CDS encoding GxxExxY protein; the protein is MIHEELSGEIIGAAMAVLNELGPGLDEKLYERALVIELRKRGHTVEQQRAFPVHYSGELIGTLVPDTIVNGLVVADPKVVEAFTDTHVRQMIGYLAVTGLKLALLLNFKFAKLQWKRVVRDPHE
- a CDS encoding HAD family hydrolase → MIQALVFDFDGLIIDTETPLIDAYAAVHTRHGVPFDRAVFIRSVGHAEYAFDPWHGFSPHADRAALELERRTVKSDLLARQPVLPGAAELITAARSRNLRIGLASNSEHAWVEPHLRRIGLLPHFDFLACREDAASPKPEPDLYRLVLNRFGLRGDEAIAFEDSATGVLAAKRANLWAVAVPGPSTAHHDFSPADLRATSLAEFSLDHLLTRFAGQAASPRG
- a CDS encoding ATP-binding cassette domain-containing protein, with the translated sequence MALVSLLDVSLSFGGAPLLDRVNLQIDRGERVCLVGRNGAGKSTLMKLIAGELQPDSGQVMRSAGAAFARLQQEVPAGLVGTVRAVVEGEGGAFEEHNDWERHDRVERLLASMGLPAEAAFGSLSAGQKRRVLLARGLVEQPQLLLLDEPTNHLDLASIEWLENYLLQWGGALLFVTHDRAFLRKLATRIIEIDRGQLIGWACDYDTFLVRKQAVLEAEEVQRAQFDKKLAQEEEWIRRGVKAQRSRAQNRIHALEKMRAERAARRERAGTARLTAQEADRSGFKVIECKDAGFRHAADARWIVRHLDVRIERGDKIGIVGPNGAGKTTLLRLLLGELAPQEGTIEQGTRLEIVYYDQLRAQLNEDLRVQDAVADGNTTVTINGRTRHVISYLEDFLFEPARSRTPVRALSGGERNRLLLARLFTKPCNVLVLDEPTNDLDAETLELLEDLLVEFGGTLLLVSHDRAFLNEVCTSLLVFEGEGDGRVTEYLGGYDDWQRERAAKAAVEEKRREAEKARTNSAPAEPQPVAKPRKLLNRERAELEALPGRIEALEAEQLQLTNQLADPTFFKRAGADVAKATARLQELEQEIAANYARWEELGG
- a CDS encoding WecB/TagA/CpsF family glycosyltransferase gives rise to the protein MPAVSNPAVASTLPPRYNVLGVGVSALTLAQARDLVLRARGAQRLGYVCLCNVHSVGEARADPDFRRILNRSYLTTPDGMPLVWLAPHGVERVYGPDLLGAVCNAGRSVRLRHFFYGGRPGIATELAQRLAARYPGLEIAGTFTPPFRPLQPDEANALRAEIARTRPDVIWVGLSTPKQERFMAAHWQQLEAGLLIGVGAAFDFHAGRVRQAPRWIQRSGFEWLFRLCLEPRRLVGRYLKTNPIFLLRVALQKTGVKRYPLVD
- a CDS encoding SDR family oxidoreductase, translated to MNNPRPSAKSAGENKPLVLITGASQGIGEAIAQVFARELPGVRLALVARSEAKLAGVAQACGGAGAEADVFGCDVTDAGSVARMAEVVTQRFGLPDVLINNAGGFVPKKFAQTTVEDFDAMVAVNLRSAFLVTHAFLPALLKRGSGDVFFMSSIAGLAAYPASAAYTAAKFGVTGLAKALRAETRDAGLRVCCVHPGATWSPSWSGSGVAPERIMPTEDVAQAFYDVYRMSRRTVVEEIVLRPRLGDI